Part of the Woronichinia naegeliana WA131 genome, TTGTGCCTCTGGCCGCACATCTCGCAACATCTGACTAGGAACAAGAGAATCGGCATAGAGAATGACATCCGCTTGGCTTAAGAGTTTATGTCCTTTAAGGGTTAACAAATCGGGATCACCTGGCCCGGCTCCAATAAAATAAACGGCGGGTTTAAAGGAAGAAGTCAGGGTCATGGGTTAAAAATTAAGGGTTAGAATTAAGACAAATCTTGTTAATTAAATTTTATTTTTTTTGCTTCCAGCCGTGAGATCAGAGTTCGACAAAGGATCTTCAACTGATTCTTGGGGGGTATTGAGAGCAACCACATCGGGTAAAGAGGCGTGGCGAGCGTAGAGCCAAATTAAGCCAAAACTTCCTAAGATTATAAAAATCAAACTAACGATTTGAGCAATTTTGAGCGGCCCCAGCATTAAGCTATCGGTACGCAGGGCCTCAATCCAAATTCGTCCTGAACTATAGGCAATGAGATAAAGACAAGTTAAAGTACCTACTTTTAATTGGTGAGGATGTCTCAGTCCCCAGAAAAAGAGCCAAAGCAGGAGACTAAAAAACCCTAAATTCCATAAAGATTCGTAGAGAAAAGTAGGATGGAAGTAATCAAATTCTAAATAGACATTAGGTCTCATCTGGGGGGGAATATAGAGTTTCCAAGGTAGATTGGTAGGATCGCCAAAGGCTTCCGAATTGAAAAAATTTCCCCAACGCCCGATCGCCTGACCTAGAGCCAGGGAAGGAACTACCACATCACTGAGTTGCCAAATCGAAACTTTATGGGATCTGGCAAAGATAATGGCCGCAACCATGCCCCCCAAAATGGCCCCATGAATGGCAATACCTCCTTTCCAAACAGCAAAGATATCCCAGGGATGTTGGCTATAGGCAGACCACTCAAAGAAAACGTAATAAAGGCGAGCCGAGGGAATAGCTGCCACCACCAGCCAAATAGCCAGATCGCCAATT contains:
- the lgt gene encoding prolipoprotein diacylglyceryl transferase, coding for MLGWLPLLGWQFQSPGPIFFEFGPLTFRWYGLLIATAVLLGVTLSQFLAKRRHLNPELIGDLAIWLVVAAIPSARLYYVFFEWSAYSQHPWDIFAVWKGGIAIHGAILGGMVAAIIFARSHKVSIWQLSDVVVPSLALGQAIGRWGNFFNSEAFGDPTNLPWKLYIPPQMRPNVYLEFDYFHPTFLYESLWNLGFFSLLLWLFFWGLRHPHQLKVGTLTCLYLIAYSSGRIWIEALRTDSLMLGPLKIAQIVSLIFIILGSFGLIWLYARHASLPDVVALNTPQESVEDPLSNSDLTAGSKKNKI